The genomic region ATCTCTGAAAACGTTTGCGACCAAGCACTCGCGTTGGTTCAATTCGACCGCTTAATGAGCCAACGCCTGGTTCGCCCCCACTTCCAACCGATCGTGACGCTCAAGGGAGCACGTCCGATTGGGTTTGAAATCCTGGGACGCGGCAGCGTGTTCGGGCTCGAATCCGTAGGTGCGATGTTCCAAGCCGCCGAACAACTCAACCTGGAAGTGGAACTTAGCCGGCTATTGCGATGGGAAGGCCTCCGGGTCGGTCGCGAATTGCCTGACCAACCCACCTTGTTCGTCAACACGCACCCGAAAGAAATGGAAGACGGTCACGCCCTGATCGATTCCCTTTCGAAAGTGCGATCGATGGCGACAAACACCAAGATCGTCCTTGAAATTCACGAAGCGGCGGTCACCGACCCAGCCTTGATGCGACGTTTGCACGCATCGATCAAGGATCTCAACATCCAATTGGCTTACGACGATTTCGGCGCCGGCCAAGCTCGCTTGGCTGAACTGATCGAAGCACGCCCCGAGTTTGTGAAATTCGACATCGGGCTGATCCGCGGCATCGAAGTCGGTGACACCAACCGCATGCGAATGCTGCAGTCGTTGGTCAACATGGTGCAGGACCTCGAAATTGCGGCCCTCGCCGAAGGCATCGAAACCGCCGAAGAAGCCAACGCGTGCTTGGAACTCGGATTCGACCTGGCCCAAGGCTACTACTACGGTCGCCCCGCACCAGCTTGATCATCCGATCCACCGCGAAGCGACGAGACAAGCGATACAGCACAAACAAAGCCAGCACATAAAACGGTGCCGAAAACGTGTGCATCCAGCCAACGTAAGCGTCGATGGGCATTCCAGAATTGCTGCCGTCGGTCGTGAAGACACCAAAGCCTTGGCTCCACAGATAGTCGCGGCGAAATTGCATCGCAACCGCTCGATAGGTAAAGCTCGCCCCGATGCAGGCAAGGATCGTGGCAGGAACCAAGTAGCGCCACCCAAACCTTTTACCGCCCGTGCGGTTTCTTGCGATCATGTCCCCGGTGCAGTCATTGGAAACCCCACCCTGATGGCGATCACCGGCTGACAAGCAGTCGATGTCGCCAGACTTCGAGAAAACGAGCTCTGCCTGAACAGCGGTTCTGCCTGAACTCTGGCTCTGCCTGAACCCTGGCGAGTCCAGCTACTGATCTAGCTCGGGACGGTACTAGGACCTCCCAAACGTGCACACTA from Neorhodopirellula lusitana harbors:
- a CDS encoding EAL domain-containing protein, yielding MASVDSISLDSIRRSVSKTEDVWFLSGPTGPSDALQHTPIDRQPFVVGRQSGTSMKLQFRTVSGNHAELRVIDGHLVIQDLNSTNGTYVNGTRITEATAVSNEDLIHFAEAPFRIRRQSPTGMTAGTISENVCDQALALVQFDRLMSQRLVRPHFQPIVTLKGARPIGFEILGRGSVFGLESVGAMFQAAEQLNLEVELSRLLRWEGLRVGRELPDQPTLFVNTHPKEMEDGHALIDSLSKVRSMATNTKIVLEIHEAAVTDPALMRRLHASIKDLNIQLAYDDFGAGQARLAELIEARPEFVKFDIGLIRGIEVGDTNRMRMLQSLVNMVQDLEIAALAEGIETAEEANACLELGFDLAQGYYYGRPAPA